The proteins below come from a single Silene latifolia isolate original U9 population unplaced genomic scaffold, ASM4854445v1 scaffold_73, whole genome shotgun sequence genomic window:
- the LOC141640184 gene encoding uncharacterized protein LOC141640184 — protein MVGLKDFFPGKRGLRQGDPLSPYLFVICMEVLSRILRKLPRFDNFSYHPKCVQLNLTHLIFADDLLVFTRGVFPVLLQLLLVWKLLICFQGFSAGEFPFRYLGLPLFNARITKDIYQPLLDKIKERIMHWANKTLSYAVEGGMGIKEVLSWNSAQMTKWVWKLLFKPTCLWSRWVTQYILKGGDIWHAKSSISHSWYWNNVIKMKDLLLDISGGPGQALDLLVISTTRLRFDVAAIYDLIRPHGSVVPWASLVHDKGCYPKHSFTGMLALHDKLPSIDKLNTRGIVLVNQCVLCLRQCEDTRHLFFIFEFFARIWAAVAAGLHIQVNSFELHETV, from the exons ATGGTGGGATTGAAGGATTTTTTTCCTGGTAAACGTGGGCTAAGGCAAGGGGACCCTCTTTCCCCTTACCTTTTTGTTATTTGTATGGAGGTGTTGTCAAGAATACTAAGAAAGCTGCCTAGGTTTGATAATTTTTCTTATCATCCTAAATGCGTTCAGCTGAATCTCACTCACCTCATTTTTGCAGATGACTTATTAGTTTTTACTAGAGGGGTTTTCCCTGTGTTGCTGCAGTTGCTTCTTGTTTGGAAACTTTTGATATGCTTTCAGG ggtttagtgctggagaGTTTCCCTTCAGGTACCTGGGTCTGCCCTTGTTCAATGCCAGAATCACCAAGGATATATATCAGCCACTTCTGGATAAGATTAAGGAGAGGATTATGCATTGGGCAAACAAGACTCTGAGTTATGCA GTGGAAGGGGGCATGGGAATAAAGGAGGTTCTCAGCTGGAATAGTGCTCAGATGACAAAGTGGGTCTGGAAACTGTTGTTTAAACCTACTTGTTTATGGTCTCGTTGGGTTACTCAGTATATCTTAAAGGGTGGAGATATATGGCATGCCAAATCCAGTATATCTCACTCTTGGTATTGGAACAATGTGATAAAAATGAAGGATTTGCTCCTTGATATCTCTGGTGGACCTGGTCAGGCCTTGGATCTGTTGGTAATAAGTACTACTCGCCTGAGGTTTGATGTGGCTGCCATTTATGACTTGATCAGACCTCATGGCAGTGTTGTTCCTTGGGCATCTCTGGTGCATGACAAAGGATGCTATCCCAAGCATTCTTTTACTGGCATGTTGGCCTTGCATGACAAACTCCCTTCTATTGACAAGCTTAATACTAGAGGGATTGTTTTGGTTAATCAGTGTGTTCTATGCCTCAGGCAGTGTGAGGATACTCGGCACTTGTTTTTCATCTTTGAGTTTTTTGCTAGGATATGGGCTGCTGTTGCAGCTGGTTTGCATATTCAGGTGAATTCCTTTGAACTGCATGAAACTGTCTAA